In the Pseudomonas sp. ADAK2 genome, one interval contains:
- a CDS encoding LLM class flavin-dependent oxidoreductase has translation MSKQRQLKLGAMVHGVGHGWGEWRHPQAQPNASVNFDFYKQQTQLAEGAKFDFVFIADSLHIHEKSSPHYLNRFEPLTILSALAATTQHIGLVATVTVSYTEPFQVARQFASLDHISGGRAGWNVVTSWLSGTADNFGKAEHPPHAVRYRIAKEHVNVVKGLWDSWEDDAFAYDKQSGEFFTPGKLHALEHKGEFFSVKGPLNIARSQQGQPVIFQAGTSEAGRNFAAENSDAIFVSPETFDEAKAYYQDLKQRASGFGRDAQKLSILPGIRPIVGRDETEVESRYQQAVDLVSIEDAIVALGRPFNDHDFSQYPLDAPFPELGDLGANSQKGGSDRIKQLAKDEGLTLRQVALRFSRPRRDFVGTPEQVADALQTWFEAGAADGFIINSLLPDGLQYFTELVVPLLQQRGLFRNEYSGKTLRDNLGLEVPANRHASTPIEEKSEAVA, from the coding sequence ATGAGCAAACAACGCCAACTGAAACTCGGCGCGATGGTCCACGGTGTCGGCCACGGCTGGGGCGAATGGCGCCACCCGCAGGCGCAACCCAACGCCAGCGTCAACTTCGACTTCTATAAGCAGCAGACGCAACTGGCTGAAGGGGCGAAGTTCGACTTCGTATTCATCGCCGACAGCTTGCACATCCATGAGAAATCCAGCCCGCACTACCTCAATCGCTTTGAGCCGCTGACCATTCTTTCGGCACTGGCCGCGACCACACAGCATATCGGCCTGGTCGCGACCGTTACCGTCAGCTACACCGAACCGTTCCAGGTCGCGCGCCAGTTTGCTTCCCTGGACCACATCAGCGGCGGGCGCGCCGGCTGGAACGTGGTGACTTCCTGGCTCAGCGGCACCGCCGATAACTTCGGCAAGGCCGAGCACCCACCCCATGCCGTGCGCTACCGCATCGCCAAGGAGCATGTGAATGTGGTCAAGGGTTTGTGGGACTCCTGGGAAGACGACGCCTTCGCCTACGACAAGCAAAGCGGCGAGTTTTTCACCCCTGGCAAGTTGCATGCGCTGGAGCACAAGGGTGAGTTTTTCTCGGTGAAAGGTCCGCTGAATATTGCTCGTTCACAGCAAGGTCAGCCGGTGATTTTTCAGGCCGGCACCTCCGAGGCCGGGCGTAATTTTGCCGCCGAGAATTCCGACGCGATTTTTGTCAGCCCCGAAACCTTCGATGAAGCCAAGGCCTACTACCAAGACCTGAAACAACGGGCCAGCGGCTTTGGCCGGGATGCGCAGAAGCTGTCGATCCTGCCGGGCATTCGTCCCATCGTTGGCCGCGATGAAACCGAAGTGGAAAGCCGCTATCAGCAAGCGGTGGACCTGGTGAGCATCGAGGACGCGATTGTCGCCCTCGGCCGGCCGTTCAATGACCATGATTTCAGCCAGTACCCATTGGACGCGCCATTCCCCGAGTTGGGTGACTTGGGCGCCAATAGCCAGAAAGGCGGGTCCGACCGGATCAAGCAACTGGCTAAGGACGAGGGCCTTACCTTGCGCCAGGTCGCCCTGCGCTTCTCCCGGCCACGGCGCGATTTTGTCGGCACACCCGAGCAGGTCGCCGACGCGCTGCAGACCTGGTTCGAAGCAGGCGCCGCCGACGGTTTCATCATCAACTCCTTGCTGCCGGATGGCTTGCAGTACTTCACCGAACTGGTAGTGCCGTTACTGCAACAGCGCGGCCTGTTTCGCAATGAGTACAGCGGTAAAACCCTGCGTGACAACCTGGGGCTGGAAGTCCCTGCCAACCGTCACGCAAGCACTCCTATTGAAGAAAAAAGCGAGGCCGTGGCATGA
- a CDS encoding peroxiredoxin-like family protein, with product MSESLNQLLADLHAERLATWEPAALQVNIDQRQRLVDEARTEDFVKVGDTLEPFTLLKVEGGDLSRDTLLANGPAVLIFFRFAGCPACNIALPYYQRRLHPQLHALGVPLVAVSPQVPERLIEIKTRHNLELQVASDPDNQFGRRLGILYSFDEASRRASLAKGKSIGETTGTGTWELPQPTVVVIAQDGSVAFAEVSSDWLVRTEADPVLRAVEQLLGQIPARIAI from the coding sequence ATGAGCGAATCTCTCAATCAATTGCTCGCGGATTTGCACGCCGAACGCCTGGCGACCTGGGAGCCGGCGGCTCTGCAAGTCAATATCGACCAGCGTCAACGGCTGGTGGATGAAGCCAGGACCGAGGACTTCGTGAAGGTCGGCGACACCCTTGAGCCCTTCACACTGCTGAAGGTTGAAGGCGGCGACCTGAGCCGCGACACGTTGCTCGCCAACGGTCCGGCGGTGCTGATTTTCTTCCGCTTCGCTGGCTGCCCGGCTTGCAACATCGCCCTGCCCTATTATCAGCGGCGGCTCCATCCACAACTGCACGCGCTAGGGGTTCCATTGGTGGCGGTCAGCCCGCAAGTGCCGGAACGCCTGATCGAGATCAAGACCCGCCACAACCTCGAACTGCAAGTGGCCAGTGACCCGGACAACCAGTTCGGCCGGCGCCTGGGCATTCTCTACAGCTTCGACGAAGCCTCGCGCAGAGCTTCGCTGGCCAAGGGCAAAAGCATCGGCGAAACCACCGGCACCGGCACTTGGGAACTCCCGCAGCCGACGGTGGTGGTGATCGCCCAGGACGGCAGCGTCGCGTTCGCCGAGGTTAGCTCCGATTGGTTGGTGCGCACCGAAGCCGACCCGGTGTTGCGCGCCGTTGAACAACTGCTCGGGCAAATCCCCGCGCGAATCGCTATCTGA
- a CDS encoding ABC transporter substrate-binding protein produces MTKNIHQGQFNRRGFLTASSIAVGALGLSSLGLSARAFAQNPSLSDLTLGVATYRGQESYFTEDAGTANRPYKVDYAEFAGGNLIVEALASGSLDIGSMSEIPPIFSIQSHRQPRLIAVIQGDVNNQVFLIPKDSKIESVGQLRGKRVGYVRSTTSHYFLIKALKEQGLTMKDITAVALTPQDGFSAFQSGQLDAWVIYGVFIQLAKFRSGARVLKTAQGYLSGNYLMAARPAALDDPLRKQAIQDYLQRTARTLEWINNNPEPWASKSAQLLGVDKAVFLDMYNSRSQPWKVLEVDDQAIASQQEVADLFFDAGVLSERLDVAPLWDKQFKLLPL; encoded by the coding sequence ATGACGAAAAATATTCACCAAGGACAGTTCAATCGTCGCGGCTTTCTCACGGCCAGTTCGATTGCCGTGGGTGCGTTGGGATTGTCCTCCCTGGGCTTGAGCGCCCGCGCATTCGCGCAAAACCCGTCGCTGTCGGACCTGACCCTGGGCGTTGCCACTTACCGCGGCCAGGAATCGTATTTCACCGAAGACGCCGGCACCGCTAACCGCCCTTACAAAGTCGATTACGCGGAATTTGCCGGCGGTAACCTGATCGTCGAAGCCCTGGCCTCGGGCAGCCTGGACATCGGTTCCATGAGCGAGATCCCGCCGATCTTTTCGATCCAGAGCCATCGTCAGCCACGGCTGATCGCGGTGATTCAAGGTGACGTGAACAATCAGGTGTTCCTGATTCCCAAGGACTCGAAAATCGAATCCGTCGGGCAGTTGCGCGGCAAACGGGTCGGCTACGTGCGTTCCACCACCTCGCATTACTTTCTGATCAAGGCCTTGAAGGAACAGGGCCTGACCATGAAGGACATCACGGCCGTGGCGCTGACGCCGCAGGACGGTTTCAGTGCGTTCCAGAGCGGCCAGCTCGACGCCTGGGTGATCTATGGCGTGTTTATCCAGTTGGCGAAATTCCGCAGCGGCGCCCGGGTGTTGAAGACTGCCCAAGGTTATTTGTCCGGCAACTATTTAATGGCGGCACGCCCGGCCGCCCTCGACGATCCGCTGCGCAAACAGGCGATTCAGGACTACTTGCAGCGCACCGCGCGCACGCTCGAATGGATCAACAACAATCCCGAACCGTGGGCAAGCAAATCCGCGCAGTTGCTGGGTGTCGATAAAGCCGTGTTCCTCGACATGTACAACAGCCGCAGCCAGCCGTGGAAAGTCCTCGAAGTGGACGACCAGGCGATTGCTTCACAGCAGGAAGTCGCGGATTTGTTCTTTGATGCCGGGGTGTTGAGTGAGCGCCTGGATGTCGCGCCGTTGTGGGACAAACAGTTCAAGTTGCTGCCGCTATGA
- a CDS encoding acyl-CoA dehydrogenase family protein, with amino-acid sequence MSLSSQHAPPLRSIEAANFEALLETLGAQLAATAHVYDESGAFPHDNFKRLHEHGLVALTVPKALGGGGANLSQARKAISAIAKGEPSTALILVMQYLQHTRLQDSKTWPETLRLQVARDAVEQGALINALRVEPDLGTPARGGLPATVARRTAAGWRISGRKIYSTGSHGLTWFSVWARSTDEDPLVGAWLVHKDTPGISIIEDWDHLGMRATCSHEVIFDNVLVPLDHAVSVSPWSAPQPELDGDGFLWMSVLLASVYHGVAQAARDWFVSWLEQRKPSNLGAALSTLPRFQETVGHIDTLLFANRSLLDSAAEGRTPASNAAQLKYLVTGNAIRAVELAIEASGNPGLSRHNPLQRHYRDVLCSRVHTPQNDAVLQGVGKAVFAQRQQKERP; translated from the coding sequence ATGAGTCTTTCTTCTCAACACGCCCCGCCGCTGCGCTCTATCGAGGCGGCGAATTTCGAAGCATTGCTGGAAACCCTCGGCGCACAACTGGCCGCCACCGCCCACGTCTATGACGAAAGCGGTGCCTTTCCACACGACAATTTCAAGCGGCTGCACGAGCACGGTCTGGTCGCGCTCACCGTGCCCAAAGCCCTGGGTGGCGGTGGCGCAAACCTGTCCCAGGCACGCAAAGCCATCAGCGCGATTGCCAAGGGTGAGCCTTCGACGGCGCTGATCCTGGTGATGCAGTACCTGCAGCACACGCGCCTGCAAGACAGTAAAACCTGGCCCGAAACCCTGCGCCTGCAAGTGGCCCGAGATGCCGTCGAGCAAGGCGCTTTGATCAACGCCTTGCGCGTCGAACCCGACCTCGGCACCCCGGCCCGTGGCGGTTTGCCGGCCACCGTCGCCCGGCGCACCGCCGCCGGTTGGCGGATCAGCGGACGCAAGATCTACTCCACCGGCAGCCATGGCCTGACCTGGTTCAGCGTCTGGGCCCGGAGCACCGATGAAGATCCGCTGGTGGGTGCCTGGCTGGTGCACAAGGACACGCCGGGCATCAGCATCATCGAGGATTGGGATCACCTCGGCATGCGCGCCACTTGCAGCCATGAAGTCATTTTCGACAACGTGCTGGTGCCGCTGGATCACGCCGTCAGCGTCAGCCCATGGAGCGCGCCGCAACCCGAACTCGATGGCGACGGATTCCTGTGGATGTCCGTGTTGCTGGCGTCGGTCTACCACGGCGTTGCCCAAGCCGCCCGCGACTGGTTCGTCAGTTGGCTGGAACAACGCAAGCCGTCCAACCTTGGCGCGGCGCTGTCGACCCTGCCGCGCTTCCAGGAAACTGTCGGCCACATCGACACCCTGTTGTTCGCCAACCGCAGCCTGCTGGATTCGGCCGCTGAAGGACGGACGCCCGCGAGTAACGCCGCGCAACTGAAATACCTGGTGACCGGCAATGCCATCCGCGCCGTCGAGTTGGCCATCGAGGCCTCCGGCAATCCCGGTTTATCCAGGCACAATCCGCTGCAACGGCACTACCGCGATGTGCTGTGCAGTCGCGTCCATACGCCGCAAAACGACGCCGTGCTGCAAGGCGTCGGCAAAGCGGTGTTCGCCCAGCGCCAGCAGAAGGAACGCCCATGA
- a CDS encoding D-isomer specific 2-hydroxyacid dehydrogenase family protein: protein MSQLVIASQLDEDFNEVIRQRLAQTHPDAEVLGVPAGVPSDLPAEVSILLARPINVRGYLAPDVPPPGWPYGLKWIQVVSSGIDFYPKWLFNGPPVSTSRGSAAENIAEFALAAIFAAAKHLPDIWVHDAQWNFTALTPLKGTTLGILGFGAIGRSLATKAHALGINVVALRQSPTPFEVEGVEAARDIHELFARSDHLVLAAPLTEATRHIVNSAVLASAKPGLHLINIARGGLLDHGALLEALDSGAIGLASLDVTEPEPLPDGHPLYAHPRVRLSPHTSAISSNSRHEIADSFLANLERFLNGLAPENLANVQRGY, encoded by the coding sequence ATGAGCCAGCTCGTGATTGCCAGCCAACTGGATGAAGATTTCAATGAGGTGATCCGCCAGCGCCTTGCGCAAACCCATCCCGACGCCGAGGTCTTGGGCGTGCCGGCCGGTGTGCCCAGCGACCTGCCCGCCGAAGTCAGCATTCTGCTGGCGCGGCCGATCAATGTGCGGGGCTACCTGGCGCCGGACGTGCCGCCGCCGGGTTGGCCCTATGGGTTGAAGTGGATTCAGGTGGTGTCTTCCGGCATCGACTTCTATCCCAAATGGTTGTTCAACGGTCCGCCCGTGAGTACGTCCCGGGGCAGCGCCGCCGAAAACATCGCCGAGTTTGCCCTGGCCGCGATCTTCGCCGCCGCCAAGCATCTGCCGGACATCTGGGTGCATGACGCGCAATGGAATTTCACTGCGCTGACGCCGCTCAAGGGCACTACGTTGGGGATTCTCGGCTTCGGCGCGATTGGCCGTAGCCTGGCGACCAAGGCCCACGCCTTGGGCATTAACGTGGTTGCATTACGCCAGAGCCCGACGCCGTTCGAGGTGGAAGGCGTCGAGGCGGCGCGGGATATCCATGAATTGTTTGCCCGGTCCGATCATCTGGTGCTGGCCGCGCCGTTGACCGAGGCGACGCGGCATATCGTCAACAGCGCGGTACTCGCCAGCGCCAAGCCGGGCCTGCACCTGATCAACATTGCCCGGGGTGGTTTGCTGGATCATGGCGCGCTGCTGGAAGCGCTGGACAGTGGCGCGATTGGCCTGGCCTCGCTCGACGTCACCGAGCCCGAACCGCTGCCCGATGGACATCCGCTCTATGCCCATCCACGGGTTCGCTTGTCTCCGCATACCTCGGCGATTTCCAGCAACAGTCGGCATGAGATTGCTGACAGTTTCCTGGCCAATCTTGAGCGGTTTCTGAATGGGTTGGCGCCGGAGAATCTGGCGAACGTACAGCGCGGGTATTGA